In Deltaproteobacteria bacterium, one DNA window encodes the following:
- a CDS encoding proline dehydrogenase family protein, with protein MVESMELEARIRQIGERMFSYMEEKKPSLWSPGWWKSRLLEQCFRNDEFKTQVLRFIDVYPVLRGAESTTRHLQEYLGEAHLTSLVKGLSLLDRYGADALPAKMIHSATERLARYFICGSNVTKALGTIRALQRRGLLFTVDFLGEEVISEVEADRYMHDYLNLLEKLSSSLEDGSDISISLKLSSLFSQFDPVNPQGTAERVKNRLRKIFSMAQSCHATVTLDAETYESLGITADILTELLDENRFEHFNAGIAIQAYLRDSEQRIRSLIQWAESRRHPLIIRLVKGAYWDYEVIKAKRLGWPAPVFARKRETDANFERLSRLLLKHNEYIVPAIASHNVRSLSNALAAAEALDAQHFEFQLLYGMGEPLTDPLLKMGVPTRLYIPYGELIPGMGYLVRRILENSANESFLRALETSSIEKSSLEGLLKPPQHLSSERPSKIAFARPETDTSRRPFVNEPVLDFSVEENRDLVSRALEDVKDSLGKDHPLIIDGKEVRARNCFESINPSDRSEVIGFVSKAEPAHADLAVDAAHRAFLSWRGVRPEERARVLFETAERMRREKAFLIALMMKESGKIRREADADVCEAVDFLEYYGRDAIRLGKTIETQQIPGEINEVEMIPRGVAVVISPWNFPLSIATGMTSAAIVAGNTVVLKPSSQTPVMAFVLSRFFRESGLPDGVLNILPGTGEELGDALLKHPEVALVVFTGSKEVGLGLIRKGSHVYPGQRIIRKVIAELGGKNAIILDESGDPDQAVIGITQSAFG; from the coding sequence ATGGTGGAATCCATGGAGTTGGAAGCCAGGATACGGCAAATCGGAGAACGGATGTTCTCCTACATGGAAGAGAAGAAACCGTCACTCTGGTCACCGGGATGGTGGAAGTCCAGATTGCTCGAACAGTGCTTCCGGAACGACGAGTTCAAAACGCAGGTCTTGCGTTTCATAGACGTATATCCGGTTCTGCGGGGGGCTGAAAGCACGACCCGGCATCTTCAGGAATATTTGGGAGAAGCCCATCTGACGTCTCTGGTAAAGGGATTGTCGCTATTGGACCGCTATGGGGCGGACGCCCTTCCTGCGAAGATGATCCATTCCGCCACCGAGCGGCTGGCTCGATACTTCATCTGCGGGTCCAACGTAACCAAGGCCCTGGGAACCATTCGAGCTCTTCAGCGGCGAGGGCTGCTGTTTACGGTGGATTTTCTCGGCGAGGAGGTCATCAGTGAAGTCGAGGCGGACCGATACATGCACGATTATCTGAACCTTCTCGAGAAGCTTTCTTCGTCACTCGAGGACGGTTCCGACATCAGCATATCCCTTAAGCTGTCGTCCTTGTTTTCCCAGTTCGATCCGGTCAACCCGCAAGGGACCGCCGAAAGGGTCAAGAATCGGCTTCGAAAAATCTTTTCCATGGCGCAGTCCTGCCATGCCACTGTGACCCTGGACGCGGAAACATACGAATCGCTCGGAATCACCGCCGATATTCTGACCGAATTGCTCGACGAAAATCGATTCGAACATTTCAACGCAGGCATAGCGATACAGGCTTACCTCAGGGATTCCGAGCAGCGGATCCGTTCCCTGATCCAATGGGCGGAGAGCCGCCGTCACCCGCTCATCATCCGGTTGGTCAAAGGCGCTTACTGGGACTATGAGGTCATCAAAGCCAAGCGTCTCGGGTGGCCGGCGCCGGTGTTTGCCCGAAAGCGGGAGACGGATGCGAATTTCGAGAGACTGTCGAGGCTCCTCCTCAAGCACAACGAGTACATCGTACCGGCGATTGCGAGCCACAACGTACGAAGCCTATCCAACGCACTGGCGGCGGCGGAGGCCCTGGACGCGCAACATTTCGAATTTCAACTGCTCTACGGCATGGGTGAACCGCTTACTGATCCTCTGCTAAAGATGGGAGTTCCCACCCGCCTTTACATTCCCTACGGCGAACTCATACCGGGAATGGGGTATTTGGTGAGGAGAATCCTGGAGAACAGCGCCAATGAGTCTTTCCTCAGGGCCCTTGAGACCAGTAGTATCGAAAAATCTTCCCTCGAGGGTCTTCTAAAACCCCCACAACACCTCTCTTCCGAACGTCCGTCGAAGATAGCCTTCGCGAGGCCGGAAACCGACACCTCCCGCAGGCCCTTTGTGAACGAGCCGGTACTGGATTTTTCCGTGGAAGAGAACCGCGATCTCGTTTCCCGAGCGCTTGAAGACGTGAAAGACTCCCTGGGAAAGGATCACCCTCTTATAATCGATGGAAAAGAGGTCCGGGCTCGTAATTGTTTCGAATCCATCAATCCGTCCGATCGATCAGAAGTGATCGGCTTCGTATCCAAGGCGGAACCCGCTCACGCCGACCTCGCCGTGGATGCCGCGCATCGGGCGTTCTTGAGCTGGAGGGGGGTGCGGCCGGAGGAACGGGCCCGAGTTCTGTTCGAGACAGCGGAGCGCATGCGGCGCGAGAAAGCGTTTCTCATCGCCCTAATGATGAAAGAATCGGGGAAGATCAGACGAGAGGCGGACGCCGATGTGTGTGAGGCCGTTGATTTTCTCGAATACTACGGAAGGGATGCGATCCGGCTCGGAAAGACAATCGAGACGCAACAGATTCCGGGCGAAATCAACGAGGTGGAAATGATACCCCGGGGCGTGGCGGTGGTTATTTCCCCGTGGAATTTCCCGCTTTCCATTGCCACAGGCATGACGAGCGCCGCCATTGTCGCCGGTAACACCGTGGTTCTCAAGCCCTCGAGCCAGACGCCCGTCATGGCATTCGTTTTAAGCCGGTTTTTTCGGGAAAGCGGCTTGCCCGACGGCGTCCTGAATATACTGCCGGGAACGGGCGAGGAACTCGGTGACGCGTTGTTGAAGCACCCGGAAGTGGCGCTCGTGGTGTTCACCGGGTCCAAAGAAGTTGGGCTGGGGCTGATTCGAAAAGGCTCACACGTGTATCCTGGTCAGCGAATCATAAGGAAAGTCATCGCCGAGCTGGGAGGCAAAAACGCCATCATTTTGGACGAAAGCGGAGACCCGGATCAAGCCGTCATCGGCATCACCCAGTCCGCCTTCGGTTA
- a CDS encoding class I SAM-dependent methyltransferase, whose protein sequence is MANLIVCCFPGDEIALFGNAVLGKNDEQWKALLVCPDPLAGQSYEQAAGAWRTSCVELGVEPLKSLNLPFLPTKQYDWGELSGLIRPFLKSCDKVYVPDLEDVSFFRRMVSFSAARHATSVWAEAVSGVGDAIHILDRNQINRLFGIANQHYALRLREKRLVTQDFRSVRQYRCLSGETALRFSHQWLSTNTPDIMDDDPWDIGNSVFEQERHRLELAALQQLEWNTLVEIGGCVGAFTHRLVEAFPGKDICVYEPNAHFAATLARRLGQRVRVVHGGVGNLTESFDVVFASSVLYYLKRFPLSLLDSANRYFVTSHIRWYHEEIVGPVFLAAGWNAVYEHELLPAIEDFCCIPILREGACIVAHERPHAA, encoded by the coding sequence ATGGCCAACCTGATCGTTTGTTGTTTTCCCGGAGACGAAATCGCCCTTTTCGGAAATGCGGTACTCGGCAAGAATGATGAACAGTGGAAGGCCCTTCTCGTGTGTCCCGATCCGTTGGCCGGTCAATCTTACGAACAGGCTGCAGGTGCGTGGCGTACATCCTGTGTGGAATTGGGAGTGGAACCCCTGAAAAGCCTGAACCTCCCCTTTCTTCCGACGAAACAGTACGATTGGGGGGAACTCTCCGGCCTGATCCGGCCTTTCCTGAAATCCTGCGACAAGGTGTACGTTCCGGACCTCGAAGACGTTTCCTTCTTTCGACGGATGGTGAGTTTCTCCGCGGCGAGACACGCGACGTCCGTATGGGCGGAAGCGGTCTCAGGAGTCGGGGACGCCATTCACATATTGGATAGAAATCAGATAAACCGACTTTTCGGAATCGCCAATCAGCACTATGCCCTGCGACTTCGGGAAAAAAGGTTAGTTACCCAGGACTTTCGATCGGTCCGGCAATACCGCTGCCTGAGCGGAGAGACGGCGCTCCGGTTCTCGCACCAGTGGCTGTCCACGAACACACCGGACATTATGGACGACGACCCGTGGGACATTGGGAATTCAGTTTTCGAGCAAGAACGCCACCGGCTGGAACTGGCCGCGCTCCAACAATTGGAGTGGAATACCCTGGTCGAGATCGGAGGATGCGTGGGCGCCTTTACCCATCGGTTGGTGGAGGCTTTCCCGGGGAAGGATATCTGCGTGTACGAGCCCAACGCTCACTTCGCCGCAACGCTTGCCCGGCGCCTGGGTCAACGAGTTCGAGTGGTTCACGGCGGCGTCGGGAACCTGACGGAATCGTTCGACGTGGTGTTCGCCTCGAGTGTACTCTACTATCTCAAGAGGTTCCCTTTGAGCCTGTTGGACAGCGCCAATCGCTATTTCGTTACGAGCCATATCCGATGGTATCACGAGGAGATCGTCGGGCCGGTCTTTTTGGCGGCGGGCTGGAACGCGGTTTACGAGCACGAACTGCTCCCGGCCATCGAGGACTTCTGTTGCATACCCATTCTCCGGGAAGGAGCCTGCATAGTAGCCCATGAACGGCCGCACGCGGCGTAA